From the Solanum pennellii chromosome 4, SPENNV200 genome, one window contains:
- the LOC107017371 gene encoding uncharacterized protein LOC107017371, with protein sequence MEVVFEEEYAAFENKVKRSVYIDDLSPLAKESVTKAALDQFGNVIQVTLIRTYLELKGMGRAALVEMQDADEARSIISEIRNSPFMISGMSRPVRARPAVVEMFDDRPRKPDRTIMCSWLKSNDPDFEVATKMKRIVRNHAKEANFLLKCQLEEEERLAKEQSESLNTIYT encoded by the exons ATGGAAGTTGTATTTGAAGAGGAGTATGCTGCCTTTGAGAATAAAGTGAAACGAAGCGTCTATATTGACGATCTTTCACCTTTGGCTAAGGAGTCTGTTACCAAAGCTGCACTTGATCAGTTCGGAAATGTGATTCAGGTCACGTTAATCCGAACCTACCTTGAACTAAAAGGGATGGGACGAGCTGCTTTAGTTGAGATGCAGGATGCAGATGAGGCAAGATCAATCATCTCTGAGATACGAAATTCCCCTTTCATGATCTCGGGCATGTCAAGACCTGTTAGGGCACGTCCTGCTGTAGTTGAGATGTTTGATGATCGCCCAAGAAAACCTGATAGGACGATAATGTGCAGCTGGTTGAAATCCAATGATCCTGATTTTGAAGTGGCCACGAAGATGAAGCGGATAGTTAGGAACCATGCAAAAGAAGCCAATTTTTTGCTCAAG TGTCAATTGGAGGAGGAAGAACGACTAGCAAAAGAGCAGTCAGAGTCCTTGAACACAATCTACACTTAG